ACCATAGCTAGCTATAGAGTTTATCCAAGTTGATAACTAATagctatcaaaatttttattattaatgttaaaagtatttttaagtaggattattctctgtatattatgactgaaatgagaaaaataaacttactttgaaaaaaaaaaaaaccaacGAGCCTCGCACGAGAGAACTTTCTAAATGCCGCGACATATCCGCGCGATTCGTCGAAAGGCCTTACAGCTTGTAACGTTCTAACTTGTCGTGCCGATTAGCTTGTTCGCGTTACCGCCGATAAAAAAGTGGACGCGCTCATCAATGAAAAATGGCGCGAATCGCCGACATAATCAGCTCCGGGCAGGTCGCGAAGGTGGCATTTACGCGCGAACCAAACCGGTTTCCTAGGTGAACGCTTTTTTATCTCGCGCGTTTCATTAACATCGCAAAGTACCATCTCGTACCATCGCGACTCCTTAATTGTACGAATTGGATTTTCGAGTCGGGCCGTTCGGATCACCGCATCCACGAAAGGTCGAATTGTTAGCGTGATCGATACCGAGGCAACGCTTCCTATGGTAACGGAGCGATCAAAGACGTAGACGCTGCTCCGTTGCCGTTTCGATGCCTGTTCTGAAGCGTACCGCGACAGCTTGAACATGGGAAATACAGAGAGCAACGTAGCCAGTGGAGTGAAAAAGCAGACGGACGCTTCGTCCATCGTGCTGTACAAGTTGGTCGATTTGAAAGGTAGCCGTGAACAGTTCTGCTCCCGAATAATTGAACAACGCGACATCTTTTCGAACAGGTGGAGGCTTACTGGTGGACATGATGAAACGGgcaacgcagacgaaacaatacgccgaaCTGGATCACGCTTTGCGCACCAAAGTGGAGCCGTATTTGTACAACAAGGGAAAAGGGAAATGGATCCCGATCGAGAAATTGGTTCTGCTGCGCAACAAAGACAGACCGAAACATAGAATGGTAACGACGACCGCGCGTATCGAAGCATCAACACGAACGTGTATGACTTATGATGATTGTTGTCGTTTACAGCTTCCGCCGTTAAGAGCTATGGAGAACCCAGGCGATTACGATATAGACAAAGACATGGGCACGGAGGAAGTAGACGAGACGAAAATAGGTAGAGGAATCTGCGTTGAAAAAAATTCCGAAAAGAAGAGACCGAGATCTTTCTTGTCTCCGTTATAATCTTTCTTACGTCGCAGACAAAACCAAGTACAGGTTGGTCTGTTGGAGTTTGGGCGAACGAGGCGCGGTCGGAGAAACGATTCTGCACTTGTGCATGCTGCACGCGACTGCTATTCACATCGATCTGGCGAAACGCTTGCTGCGTTTTTATCCGAAACTCATCAACGACATATACATGTGCGACGAGTATTACGGTAGTTAATCGAAAACTCGAAAGTTTAAACAAGCTCGCTCGATCGGTGTCCCATCGCTAATCGATCGCTTGCTCTGTTCGACAGGCGAAAGCGCGCTGCACATCGCTATAGTGAACGAGGACCCGGCTCTGGTCAAGTTGCTCCTGGACAGCGGCGCAGACGTCCACGAGAGGTGCTTCGGGAACTTCATGTGTCCGGAAGACCAGAAATCTTCGCGATCCGACAGTATGGATCACGAGTGGGTGTGCGTCGCGCCAGAGACTAACTACAGCGGGTAAAGACCTGAAAAATGAACAGACAAGTATTGCCGGTGAACCTAAAATCCTGTAAACTGTAAACGTGTTCGTGCAGGTACGTCTACTGGGGCGAGTACCCTTTGAGTTTCGCGGCCTGTCTGGGCCAGGAAGAATGTTACAGATTGATTTTGGCGAGAGGAGCAAACCCGGACAAACAAGACACGAACGGCAACACCGTTCTGCACATGCTGGTCATCTACGAGAAATTGGTAAGCTTTCGCCACGCGTCGATCGATGCGACAACCGATCGAAAAACTTGTTTCGAAGAGCACGTTCGACATGGCGTACGAGATGGGCGCGTCTCTGGGGATCAGAAACGCTCAGCACCTGACGCCGCTGACGCTATCGGCGAAACTGGCTAGAATCGAAATGTTTTTCCACATTCTGAACATCGAGAGAGAAATTTACTGGCAAATCGGGAGCATTACCTGCGCGGCGTATCCTCTCTCGCAAGTGGACACCATCGATGTTACCACGGGGACCATCAGTCACAATTCGGCCCTGAATCTGGTCGTGTTCGGTGTAAGTGTTCGTCGATCTCGATGTTCCATCTCGGGTCCTACCTCGCTTCCTGTCTCGTTTCAGGAAAAGGACGAGCATTTGGAACTAATGGACGGAATTCTAATCGACCTGCTAAACGCAAAATGGAACACCTTCGTCAAATCTCGATTTTATCGTCAATTTTTCCTCTTCTGTTTCTATTTTGTCCTATCCTTGATCAGTTTTACCCTCCGGCCGGGACCTTCTACGGTGTCCGATGACGTCACGACCACCACCTACGCCGAGACTACCGAATTGTTCGCGTCCGATGGATTTCCCGCGTCGCCGACATCGACACCGAGGTCGTCCGTTCCGACCCAGTTTGCGGACGATGCTATCGCGACCGAAACCTCGGCGTATCATCGAGACGCGAATCTTTCCGAGATAGTTGAGAGACTCGTAACTGCCAGTTTCGACGGGACCCTGAGATCCTCTTTGAACGTGACGCCGTTCTTCCTCGAGAAACTGAAGCTCCGTGTTGTTTCCGAAGTAACGTCCACGCTAAGGAACGCGTTGTCGGCCGGCAGAAACGGCGACGATGATTTTCAGGCGTTCGCACCTGTAACGAAAAATGCAACGATCAGAGATCTTGGAGGCAAGACGGAGTCGTTGCTCTACTCCGGCACCGACTCCGGCTCCGATTATGTCACCGGTAGCAATTGGTAAGGTTGCATCGCATTCCTACCTCGGCAATACCATCGAATGTACGAACGcatttcacgcgaaacaattagGTGGAGCAACATTACCCAAGAGTGCAGGCTTATGCAGCTGGCGAGCATATCGGCGAAGTTTCGAATAACCGCCGAACTGTTGATGGAAATCGCGGCGACGCTGTACATCCTCGCCGCGCTGAGAGAAGCCAGGTTCCTCGGTCTCGGCATGTTCGTGGAGAATCTAGTAAGACATGACCGGTTGATAAGCCAAGTAAACACAAGCGGTTTACGGCAGCGTGACCAATTCATTTCAGATGACCGCACCGTCGCGAGTAATGTTCCTCTTCTCTTGTTGCATACTACTATCTTTCCCATTCCTGAGACTAAGCTGCGCCGACCGAGTCGAAGACATGCTGGCGGTCGTAGTCATGCTGACCACCGCGCCCTATTTTCTGTTCTTCTGCAGAGGCTTCAAGACGGTCGGGCCTTTCGTCGTCATGATCTATCGAATGATCATGGGCGATCTCTTGCGCTTCGTTTCCATTTATTTGGTTTTCGTGATGGGATTTTCCCAAGGTAATCGAGACGACGAGGTTGCTAGAGCGGCGCGCGAAGGTCGGACGCCGACGGTTAATTCGAAAACCGTTTTCGAAATTGGTCAGCCACCTCTCGGCGTTTCACAGCGTGTCTCGTGGACGTCTCGCGAGAGTCGAGCGCCGCGAAATCGCGAGATCGTCTTATGAcctaatcgttggtttcgcagcaTCGGAAGCGAGCGACATTGACacacattattacattattgcaTCGTAGGCCTCGGCGAGGCACAGAGCCAACGTTTCCACGAAACCGACCCTCGTGTTCCATCTCGCGGGACACGGGAATATTTATTTCCGTTTCTATCGCCGCCGGATCTTATTGCCTTCCCGCGATGCTGTTCTTGCTTCTCTTTCGTCTACCCTTTCAGCCTACTACATCATATTTCTGTCGTTCGACAATCCTAATACGCCGGAAGGCGTCGACGACTCGATGAACAACCCGATGCCGTCCCCGATGGAGAGCGTGATGGCGATGTTCTTGATGAGCATGACGAACTTTGGAGACTATTACAGCGCGTTCGAAAGAACGGAGCACGAGATGGAAGCCAAGGTACTATTTCCAGCCGCTACAATTTCCCGTGGAACAACCGTGGAACCGATGACATACGACTTTGTTTTCGTAGTTTCTCTTCGTTCTGTACATGGCGATCGTGGCGATCCTTCTCGTAAACATGTTGATCGCTATGATGGGGAACACGTATCAGAAGATCGCGGAAACTAGGAACGAATGGCAGAGACAAGTATCTCTTCTCACCTTGGCTTTTTCCtccgtttcttcttcttctttttctacttcttcttctctttCCAGCTGGTGTATGCTTTTACGAGTTTACGTTTCGTTTGCGTTTCAGTGGGCGCGCATAGTTTTGGTGGTGGAGCGAGGAGTGAGTCCGGAGGAGAGGCTGAAAAAGTTGATGGATTATTCGCAGCCGATGTCGGACGGTCGCAAAGCTTTGGTGCTTCGTCTGAATCAATCGGTAATACTTCGTATCGATCGCCGTTTATCGATTCAATTGTCTCTCTTCTAGGAAGAGGATAAAGAGGAAATGAAGGAGATCTTAGAGATGAAGAGGACCCACGACAAGCTGTACCAGAAGCGACTAAATAAAACGGCAAACAGGAAGGCTTCGCGACAACCCGAAGACAGCGTTACGATAccgatatcgtaaaaataaataaataaagtagtatATTAGTATCGGTGTTAGTAGCCGAGAGCCGATATCGTGTTCGGGTAGCCACGGCAACCGACGCCATGCCTCAAACTATTTATTACTGTACTTGCGCTCGCTTTGGAAGAACAAGATTTCTTGTTAATTCGCGAACCAATAAAATGAGTGGTGAACCGGGAGAATTTCGAACCAGCCGGCTCGACTTTATGATCGATTATACAAGCTTAAAGGTGGAACTCGAGGACGCGCTTAGAAGCGACGAATTATACAAGTTACAAAACGACGCGAAACTCAGGGCGGTCGAACAAAATGTGCCCACGTACGACGCTTTCCGTCAAATGGTAATTTTCGCATCTAATTAACAACTAGCTTGTGTCGAATCCAATTGAATCCAATTAGGTAAATGCTGCGCACCTGAGGCCATTGGAGCGGGACGACTGCTCGTTTAAAGCCAAAGGAGGATCGTTTTGGAACCCAGTCGCAACCAACGATCGCTCTAAACCGCAGAACAATCGTAATTCCAATGTTCGAATCCGAAACGAACGACTCGATGCCGAGAATGCCGAAAATAGCGGTCTCCTCACGTGCGAACAGTTTACACGAGCTTGGAAAACGATCGAAGATCGCGAGGCAAAGTTTCGATATCTTGATAGCTTCAAGTAGGTCAAATTGTTTAACctaaaatgtttaaattaaaCATTAAACGAGTCAATTGACAAAGATCTTTCGAGGAACTTCTAACTGTGGTACCATGTTTTCAGAGACCTGTTTGCAGAAAAGATCTTTCGCAGGGGTATTCCCTCGCCGTTGTTTACCGATTTTATGGATCTATGCCACGAAATGATTTCGACTACGGACAACGTTGCGAGCATCGTAGAGATTCTAAGCGCTCTAAGCAAATGCGATCGATTTTCCTTGACGATCAGTTTCATGGCAAAAAAGGAGAAGGAAACGTGCACGCAATTATTCGATCGATTGATCGACCATGCGAATCAACACGGAGGCAATCTTCTGTTAAATGCGATCGAGTCGTTGAGGTTAATCTATATTCTGTAAAATCAACTAACTGAACAGAGTTTCTTAAATCTTTCGATCGATCGTTGTTCGACCAACGATTCGAAAAGCCAATTAGATGCACAACATCTAGGAtgcataaataaatatgtacgcATCAAATTCTAATACATTCTGTATACCGTTTGGATGTTTCGTTGATGCACAACACCAGATAAATATGTGCACGTATACTAGGCAAATGTGCAATTCAAATACGCGAGCATGCGTGCTTAGGAGCGCTCCCAGGAGACCACGTGATTCCGCTGTGTTCCAATATGGCCGCGTACACCACCGTTGTATCAGTCGTCGAAGAGTACCGTGATCGTAACCTTTAATATTAATGTTTTGTTCGAAAATCGATCATAGTTCCGGGAAGCCGGAAGTACATACTCTTTTCCTCGGAGCGATATGACCTACAGAAGACGCAACGACGAATCCTCTTGTCACCGCGATCCGAAAACCGTTTCGTGATACCTACATAATTGCGTCCATACACACGCGTTAACAGCCAGGTTTGCATGTGTGTGCATATATGCCTGGTAAATGTACATATGTGCGAATTTGGTAAACAAACGGAACAATCGTTCCGTAGCATGTCAATTCATCGTGCCCTTCGACATTCTGTCCTTGAGAAAGTAAGAGATAGATGCGTGGAATCTTAACTGTAAGAAACCGGGAGTAATACATAGTACACACACACATCGTCGAAAACAATTCGATAAGGTGACATGCACATGTACGCGTACACGTACGTGTATACATGTACATTCGTACAATAAAAGGAGACTCTTAAATATTTGTACGTACATACTTGCACGCGTACAATACGTCTAAGACGGTGTAACGTTTTGACATTGACTAACGTAACACGTAAAACATTATCGTAATGAGGAGTCCAACAACCATCCATAGTAATTGTAATTTTTATCGTTGATAGATGATTAATACCGCGGCCGTTTAACATTCTGTAACATAGAGATAGAACTCGTGCGTTCCCGTGGTACACATGTACAAAGCTTAAGCCAATTTTTCTCGTGTGACTGGTCAAGAATATGCGGTTAGAGGAGATGCCATTACGTTTGAGCTCGGACGAGCGGGATTTTGAAATGGACGAGGAAACCGACTATCTTCTTCAACCTTCCGAAGACAGCATACGACTCCTGACTTCGAGGAGACGGCGAATCAACGACTGTTCCCTATTCTTGAAGAATTTCTTTTGCGGGTAAGTTTGCAGTTAACGCGAAACGATGATTCGACCGAAGGAATCATACGCGCAACGATTTGCGTCGTTCgacgtatatacatatgtacgtacTATATATTAGTATGACACGTACAAGCATATAAATACGCACGAACATacacaacacacacacacacacacgcacacacatgtACGAAGATACGCATACATACATATTCGACGTCCAACGACGAACCGTATGCTACAATGACAGCCAACGTGACAAACGATGTACATAAAATGTAAACCCAACATTGACAAATAGAGTAAACTTATATGAAacgcggctctctctctctctgtgtgtaaATAAATCTTCTTCCGTGAAAAGTATTCACGGTGTTTGTGTCTGGGACTTAAAATGTTACGCGATTAAGAAAACGGTGGACGACTCTGAAGAAAATTATAGTCAACATCGCAATTAACTAATATGATTTGTTTCTGGTTAAACGTGCTTCCTAAAGCTTACGTTTACGGATCCGTGAATAGATCTCTGCAAAAAATTTGGAGAAAAATATCGGGGTGAGTGTAGCTCGATTTTACCGCAACTGCAGCTGCAGCAATTGTGCCCGATCGAATTCGTCTTGTAAGCGCGTGCTTCGTGGATAATGTTATGATGTCACAACACAGCCGTGTTCATCATTGTCGATACGTATTTTCGAGCGAATATTTCTCGGTGTAAAAATCGCGCGATACAATTATCTTATATGGTTTGCAACGAAGGGATATTTAAATGGAGACGCAAAGCAATGTTATAAGGCTGTCGAAGGAAGATATCCCGTTGATATCAAAACCGCGAAATGACAATTCGTGGACAAGGTGACGTACATCTTGCATTTACTAAAAAAAATCTTTCGTCTCTTTCCTGACGCCTATTGTTATAGCGTTCGAACCAATTTTAATCGTTTTTCCGTTGTTTTTCTCGACGATATCGAAATTCGACGCGTGCTACGAGCGTACGCGAAAAGAAATTTAGATTTCGTTGCATCGTCTTTGTAATAGGTTCGACTATTACACTGTTCGTGTAGACgaaaaaataatacattatgTATATTGATTATTTGATGTCtggttactcatttattttttcCAATTACTACAACAGATGCTGTACCTGGATGTGGAGGAGATGTTGCAGAGAACGAGAATTAAGAGCAAGAATTATTCACATTGGGCAACCAATGCATGAAAAGTTTCCCACTAATGTCATACGAAACCAAAAATATAATGTGGTCACATTTTTGCCCTTGGTAAGATTATATAGCATGTATTGATCTATAATATCGAATTAGAATTCTGTAGTAAGGTTTCTTTTCTCATATTTTAGGTTCTTTTTCAACAATTCAAATTTTTCCTGAATCTCTACTTCTTGCTTATGGCAATATCTCAATTTCTACCGGATATCCGGATAGGATACTTGTACACGTATTGGGGACCATTGTGTTTCGTGTTAACTGTTACCATTTGTCGAGAAGCGATAGATGATTTCAGACGCTATAAAAGAGACAAAGAAGTTAACGCGCAAAAATATTACAGACTTGTCAAAGGTTTTGAAATGCCAGAGTTGGTTCCTAGTTCTAAACTGCGAGTAGGCGATTTGGTAAGAAACCCAAACCAGATGAAACTGAATGAACGAATTGTATATATCATACACGAAACCCGTTTTCTTTGCTTGTTCCAAGGTAATCGTTGAAAAAGGTCAAAGGGTCCCAGCTGATTTGGTCCTATTGCGCACGACCGAGAAAGCAGGCGCGTGTTTCGTGCGAACCGATCAGTTAGATGGAGAAACAGATTGGAAGTTACGATTAGCTGTACCGGTAACACAAAAATTGGAGAGCAACTCCCAACTGTTTGATATAAAAGCGAGTATATACGTCGAGAAACCGCAAAAGGACATTCACAGCTTTATAGGAACGTTCACAAGAGTGAGCACATTTTTCTGCTATGGTTTGCATACGCCCTGCATACTATAATGCATAATGATTTCATCGAAATGTTCATTACAGTACGATGGATACAGCAGCGAAGAAAGTTTAGGTGTAGACAATACATTATGGGCAAACACAGCTATTGCATCGGGTTCGGCTCTTGGTGTGGTGGTGTACACAGGACAGGAAACCAGATCTCTTATGAACCATTCAGCACCGCGATCCAAAGTTGGCTTGTTAGATAAAGAAATAAATCAGTTAACCAAGGTACCTATTATAATGAAATCTCacgaaattgtattcgaagatgcACAAGTCACAAGTACGTtatattgaaattgaaattttctAGGTCTTGTTCTGTGCTGTCATCGGACTTGCGCTAGTAATGATGTCCTTAAAGGGTTTCAATGGACCGTGGTACCGTTATatgtttcgtttcgttttattGTTTTCTTACATAATACCGATTAGTTTAAGAGTGAATTTGGATATGGGGAAAGCCTTTTATGCATGGTGTATACAAAGAGACAAAGAGATTAGTGGAACGGTCGTCAGAACGACCACCATACCGGAGGAACTTGGTCGTATTTCATATTTGTTAAGCGACAAAACCGGCACATTGACACAGAACAAAATGGTTTTCAAGAAAATACATCTGGGAATGATCTCTTACGGGCAAGAAACATTCGACGAAGTTACAAACGTGTTGAAAGCATGCTATTCTTCCAATTCGGAAACCTCTCCTATGAAACCATCGGCGACCCCGCACAGCGGTAAAGTGAGGAGATCCGAGAGTACCAGAATATACGACGCGGTACACGCTTTGGCATTGTGTCATAATGTAACGCCGGTTTACGATGAAATAACCAAATCGACAAACTTGGATACAGTCAGCGTGCAAACAGGAGAGACGGAAGATACTGGTTCTATTCAAAGGTAACtttaagagaaagaaagagactgATGTAACGCGCGACACTCCACATTCATTTTCTTGCTCTTTTAGTCAAACGGAAGCCGATCAACATTACTATTTAccagaacaaaaacgaaattaTCAAGCTTCCAGTCCGGACGAAGTAGCCTTAGTAAAATGGACGGAGGAAATGGGATTAGCCTTGATCAAGCGAGACTTGAACTTCATGCAACTGAAAGCTCCAAATGggaaaattttaaattatacaatCTTACAAATATTCCCATTCACGTCGGAAACCAAACGAATGGGTATAATAGTGAAAGAAGAATCTAGctctgaaataatattttatttgaaaggaGCGGACGTGGTAATGTCCGGAATAGTGCAATATAACGATTGGTTGGAAGAAGAATGCGGTAATATGGCTCGCGAGGGTTTGAGGACACTTGTTGTCGCTAAAAAGAATTTAACTGAGGAACAGTATGTTGATTTCGAAGCAAGGTATACAGTATACATTGTAGATACATACTTAAAGTGGTATACTAGATATTAAGTAGCTAAAACTTCATTTAGGTATTATGCAGCAAGATTGAGCGTCAGTAATCGTGTTTCTCGAATAGCCGCGGCTATCGAAAGTTTAGAAAGGGAAATGGAATTACTGTGCGTAACTGGAGTCGAGGACAGATTGCAAGATAGAGTACGGCCAACGTTAGAACTGTTAAGAAATGCTGGGATCAAAGTGAGCGGACTtctgtttaaaatataaaatattactcGTGTTTTCGAAATTTCAATTGTCATTTCTCATTTCACTAACGATCCGGTAAACTTTAGATATGGATGCTAACAGGAGACAAGTTAGAAACAGCGACTTGTATAGCGAAATCTTCATGTTTGGTTTCACGAACCCAAGGTCTTCACGTTTTCAAATCGGTAGTAACTCGAACGGATGCACATTTGGAATTAAACACATTTCGCAAAAAGCAAGACTGTGCCTTAGTAATCAGCGGCGATTCTCTGGAAGTATGTTTACAATATTACGAGCAAGAATTTTTGGAATTGGCATGCGGTTCGCCCGCCGTAGTCTGCTGTCGATGTTCCCCAACGCAAAAGGCTGATGTGGTTAGTCTTATTCAAAGACATACCGAAAAAAGAACCGCAGCTGTTGGGGACGGCGGAAACGATGTGTCTATGATACAGGCTGCAGACGCTGGTAAATCACTTCTATTACTATTATTCCCATCTACATTTTACTATTCACATTTTATTTGACGAATATAAGTTTGGTTCATAGGTATAGGTCTTGAAGGTCTTGAAGGAAGACAGGCTTCTTTAGCCGCGGATTTCTCTATTTCCCAGTTTAGTCATTTAGCTAATCTGTTACTGGTACACGGACGAAGAAGTTACAAACGCTCCGCTGCTTTAAGCCAATTTGTTATTCATCGAGGCTTAATCATTTCAACTATGCAAGCTGTATTTTCTGCGGTCTTTTATTTATCGTCAGTATCCTTGTATCAGGGATTTTTAATGGTGGGGTAAGTTCGCCttttaaacaattattcgaTACACTTTCGAGGAAACAGCGAGAATATTACAATTGCGATAATCATTTTCTAGGTACGGAACAATATATACGATGTTTCCAGTGTTTTCTTTGGTTTTGGATAAAGACGTGTCTGGAAGAATTGCGCTCACCTATCCAGAGTTATATAAAGAACTTAGTAAAGGACGATCATTGTCCTACAAGACATTTTTCATGTGGATTTTAATAAGCATATATCAAGGTTATTGTACTAAAGATTTCCATTGATTAAAACAGCGATTTCTTCCAGCAGGAGAATTAGGTAATTAATCGAAGTGTGGATTTTCAGGAGGAGTTATAATGTATGGAGCACTTATAATGTTCGAAGATGAATTTATCCACATAGTGGCCATCAGTTTTACAGCGCTCGTTTTAACGGAATTAATTATGGTAGCTTTGACGATCAGAACATGGCATTACATTATGATACTTGCAGAGATTTTCTCCTTGGCGCTTTATCTGTTATCTCTAGTCGTTCTAAAGGACTACTTTGGTACGTACTGTTTCATTTAAGTCACCTTCGCGTATTCGACATTAATGACATCTtcgtagaaatatatataatcattTACTTCTATTTTTACACAGATGCCGAGTTCATCAAGACAACAGACTTCTTGTGGAAAGTATTGTTAATAACTTTAATTTCGTGCATGCCGTTGTACATTTTGAAATTCTTACGAAAAAAATTTTCGCCTCCTAGTTATACGAAATTATCTTAAGTTCTGCGTACAGAAATCGTATTTTCTTAAAGTCACTCATACGGAGAGTTATATACGTGTCTGTTTTTGTATTCGTATCCTCGAAACGAGATAATACAAAAACGAAATTATCAGTTGCGATTTCAGATTTCCTATTTCCGATTCCTGATCCGAGTCCGTTGCTCAGTATCATTCAAGTGAACTTCCAATCTGCAAATATTCTCAGTATTTTTCTAACTACCCTAAGTCTAATCGATTAACAAAGATTCTACAACTTGAATGAGAAAACGTAATTGTGAAAACAACTTTCGAATTTTTTGTATATCGGTACACTACTGAGCGTTTCGACTGGACCAAATCGATGAATCTAATAACATTCACTTTTCTTCGTATTTCTTATTAACGAACTACATTATTCCATTACTTTATTAAAGAACAAATTTATTGTAAAATGTTCTCTATTTATTCAGTTTTCGCTTAAAGTgtattgaaatttttataacTGTAAATAGAACCTCCGATCTTGATTTCATACCTTTTAGTTGCATACTTCGCTAATCCTCGTTTATAAAAACGATAAAGATTTTATCTTCCTTAAAATGTGTTTGTGCATTTAATTCAGTTTCATACAATATTTCCATCTATTTTCGATCATACCATTTACAGTATTGTTTTATGTTAAGTTTACAGAGTCAAAGCATCAACAAAGCGAGAGAAATGCGATTTCTAGCTtgatatttctaaattttaatttaaaattcaatcgtttttttcaaataaattaagcgcaaagaaatatatttatttatgtctTATTCCTATTgggatatttattttatattttgaatACGAGTGTTACTTTCAAaacataatgtaattataatgaatttatTGTGAATACACAAGCatatattaaaaaagaataCCATTTTTTATATTCATGTGTATACTGTAAGCATGTAGAGTTAGTTATAAGTATTGTTAGTTGCAATGTTAACGAAACGTACTGTATCATAGACGATATACTTTTCTTAGATGAATATTATTTGACCTAATCacatatttgtaattaatttatgtgcaaataaaacaatatattgcTTCGTCTGACCAAGTTTTTTACTTTGGATAATCTGATAATTGGTATTATGTAGTATTCAATGTTATGGTATTTAGGTAATATTGATGGACAAGCCTACATTTTcaaacatatttattatatttgtttatcTAACTGATATGTTTAATTTCGCAGTAGCGATTTCCTTTATTTTATTATGCAGACAATTGATTTCTGCTTTTATGAGTGTCCGTCCCATATGCCTGTACACTATAGTATAACAATGTGACACTTGATTTCTTTTAGGACAAGAGTACGTATCCTTTAATATAATTTGTTCTACCACATCGccagctatatctcttacaatGTC
The window above is part of the Megalopta genalis isolate 19385.01 chromosome 2, iyMegGena1_principal, whole genome shotgun sequence genome. Proteins encoded here:
- the LOC117220829 gene encoding putative phospholipid-transporting ATPase IIA isoform X1, which produces MCVHICLVNVHMCEFGKQTEQSFRSMSIHRALRHSVLEKNMRLEEMPLRLSSDERDFEMDEETDYLLQPSEDSIRLLTSRRRRINDCSLFLKNFFCGCCTWMWRRCCRERELRARIIHIGQPMHEKFPTNVIRNQKYNVVTFLPLVLFQQFKFFLNLYFLLMAISQFLPDIRIGYLYTYWGPLCFVLTVTICREAIDDFRRYKRDKEVNAQKYYRLVKGFEMPELVPSSKLRVGDLVIVEKGQRVPADLVLLRTTEKAGACFVRTDQLDGETDWKLRLAVPVTQKLESNSQLFDIKASIYVEKPQKDIHSFIGTFTRYDGYSSEESLGVDNTLWANTAIASGSALGVVVYTGQETRSLMNHSAPRSKVGLLDKEINQLTKVLFCAVIGLALVMMSLKGFNGPWYRYMFRFVLLFSYIIPISLRVNLDMGKAFYAWCIQRDKEISGTVVRTTTIPEELGRISYLLSDKTGTLTQNKMVFKKIHLGMISYGQETFDEVTNVLKACYSSNSETSPMKPSATPHSGKVRRSESTRIYDAVHALALCHNVTPVYDEITKSTNLDTVSVQTGETEDTGSIQSQTEADQHYYLPEQKRNYQASSPDEVALVKWTEEMGLALIKRDLNFMQLKAPNGKILNYTILQIFPFTSETKRMGIIVKEESSSEIIFYLKGADVVMSGIVQYNDWLEEECGNMAREGLRTLVVAKKNLTEEQYVDFEARYYAARLSVSNRVSRIAAAIESLEREMELLCVTGVEDRLQDRVRPTLELLRNAGIKIWMLTGDKLETATCIAKSSCLVSRTQGLHVFKSVVTRTDAHLELNTFRKKQDCALVISGDSLEVCLQYYEQEFLELACGSPAVVCCRCSPTQKADVVSLIQRHTEKRTAAVGDGGNDVSMIQAADAGIGLEGLEGRQASLAADFSISQFSHLANLLLVHGRRSYKRSAALSQFVIHRGLIISTMQAVFSAVFYLSSVSLYQGFLMVGYGTIYTMFPVFSLVLDKDVSGRIALTYPELYKELSKGRSLSYKTFFMWILISIYQGGVIMYGALIMFEDEFIHIVAISFTALVLTELIMVALTIRTWHYIMILAEIFSLALYLLSLVVLKDYFDAEFIKTTDFLWKVLLITLISCMPLYILKFLRKKFSPPSYTKLS
- the LOC117220829 gene encoding putative phospholipid-transporting ATPase IIB isoform X2; translated protein: MICFWLNVLPKAYVYGSVNRSLQKIWRKISGCCTWMWRRCCRERELRARIIHIGQPMHEKFPTNVIRNQKYNVVTFLPLVLFQQFKFFLNLYFLLMAISQFLPDIRIGYLYTYWGPLCFVLTVTICREAIDDFRRYKRDKEVNAQKYYRLVKGFEMPELVPSSKLRVGDLVIVEKGQRVPADLVLLRTTEKAGACFVRTDQLDGETDWKLRLAVPVTQKLESNSQLFDIKASIYVEKPQKDIHSFIGTFTRYDGYSSEESLGVDNTLWANTAIASGSALGVVVYTGQETRSLMNHSAPRSKVGLLDKEINQLTKVLFCAVIGLALVMMSLKGFNGPWYRYMFRFVLLFSYIIPISLRVNLDMGKAFYAWCIQRDKEISGTVVRTTTIPEELGRISYLLSDKTGTLTQNKMVFKKIHLGMISYGQETFDEVTNVLKACYSSNSETSPMKPSATPHSGKVRRSESTRIYDAVHALALCHNVTPVYDEITKSTNLDTVSVQTGETEDTGSIQSQTEADQHYYLPEQKRNYQASSPDEVALVKWTEEMGLALIKRDLNFMQLKAPNGKILNYTILQIFPFTSETKRMGIIVKEESSSEIIFYLKGADVVMSGIVQYNDWLEEECGNMAREGLRTLVVAKKNLTEEQYVDFEARYYAARLSVSNRVSRIAAAIESLEREMELLCVTGVEDRLQDRVRPTLELLRNAGIKIWMLTGDKLETATCIAKSSCLVSRTQGLHVFKSVVTRTDAHLELNTFRKKQDCALVISGDSLEVCLQYYEQEFLELACGSPAVVCCRCSPTQKADVVSLIQRHTEKRTAAVGDGGNDVSMIQAADAGIGLEGLEGRQASLAADFSISQFSHLANLLLVHGRRSYKRSAALSQFVIHRGLIISTMQAVFSAVFYLSSVSLYQGFLMVGYGTIYTMFPVFSLVLDKDVSGRIALTYPELYKELSKGRSLSYKTFFMWILISIYQGGVIMYGALIMFEDEFIHIVAISFTALVLTELIMVALTIRTWHYIMILAEIFSLALYLLSLVVLKDYFDAEFIKTTDFLWKVLLITLISCMPLYILKFLRKKFSPPSYTKLS